One Nicotiana tomentosiformis chromosome 1, ASM39032v3, whole genome shotgun sequence genomic window, ataatataatatttattgaaACTTTAATAGTTTCGTTACTTTCACATGCACGCACACACATCTATGTTCCATTCAAAAAAGttgggttcaattgaactcaaGGGCGATAGGCTTCATTAATATCCTCTCATAAAAGTACACAATACGGTCAATATATTGAGGGTAAGTAACATATAGTACTTTCTTAGGTAATTTACCAAGTAGTTTCTTTGTTCTCCTCTAAACATGAACTATGATGGAGATGTTGCTATGTAAACATTTTGTATGTCTAATTGTAATCGTTGAATCATGTACTTTTATCGATCGTGCACTGCATAGTGTGATAATTTTGTTGAGATTGAAATTGAGTTGTTGTAGATAATTATCTAATTAATGCGGTAAAAAGAAATAGATGAGAAGAAAGAAATATTCAATACTTTGTGAAACAAAATTGTGATTTTTTCAGGTTATCGTTGTGACAATCAAAAATCGAAATCTACAAATACCAGAAAACAGTGACGAGCTGTATGAGATTAATGAGAAAGAATCAGACTCATCACAGCAAAAACTTGCACATACTAAACAATTCAGGTTATGTTACTTAATTCTCTGATGTATACTAATATTAGTATGGGTTAAGGAAAACCCAACTTGGTTCAAGAGGGAACATGAGAAAGGGAACCCACTGCATAATGTTTTTTAGGTCCAttctaaaaattaattaatttcttcCATAAAGCAACAAAAGGGCGTCATTGTTCCATAAGAGAGTTTGCCATTTCTAAAAAGTTTCACACACTACACTAGATCTTCCAATCATGCATtcgtttctttcttcttttctttttctttgcgaCTGTTCAACTTATTCTTGTTATTTCGTTAACATTCTAATTATAAGTTGATAGTTCTAAAAGTATTTGATTATTCCctagaacccccccccccccaaaaaaaaaaaaaaaccccaaACGATACGAAGTAACCAGCAATTTAATACCCCTATTAATTAACGTACGTATAATTAGTACTAGTATAGTACTTTTCACTTTTCCACTTTCTAACTCATTCTCAGCTTCATAATGTATTATCTAATTAGTACTAGTATAGTTAGTCATTTTTGTTAATTTTCTTAGATATACACAAAGACACGACCTTTACATATATAATTCCTAGTGGCTTAATAATTAATGTCTTGTGGTTTCTGTTTATGAGGGCGTATAGTAACTGTTGATATATTGTGAAGCAGGTTCTTAGACAAAGCTGCAACCCTTCCTAAAACAGTTGAGGCCACTCCCTGGACAGTTTGTACTGTGACACAAATTGAAGAAGTGAAAGTGTTAACAAGAATGTTGCCTATCATAGCTAGTACAATTATAATGAACACATGTATGGCCCAACTCCAAACATTCTCAGTCGCACAAGGCTATCGAATGAACCGTTTCATTAAAAAGTTCGAGGTACCAGCACCCTCAGTGCCCGCGATCCCATTAATCTTCATGTGTATTCTCATCCCAATTTATGACATGTTCTTTGTCCCCTTAGCTCGAAAAATCACCAAACATCCCTCGGGGATCACTCAACTCCAACGCGTTGGGGTCGGGCTAGTCCTATCGATCGTGTCCATGGCTGTGGCTGCCTTAGTTGAGATCAAAAGAAAGCACCATTCCTTGCAAAATCCATTGAAGCCTATTCATCTAGCTTGGCTAGGATTTCAATATGCTATTTTTGGAATAGCTGACATGTTTACTTTAGTGGGCTTGCTTGAATTTTTCTACAAAGAAGCACCTGCTGGAATGAGGTCTTTATCCACTTCATTTACATGGATTTCAATTTCTTTGGGTTACTTCTTGAGTAGTGTACTTGTAGAAATTATCAATTCAGTGACTAAAAGAAGAGCACCAAGCAAGAAAGGATGGTTAGTGGGGTTAGACTTGGATCAGAATAATTTGCACCTCTTCTATTGGTTCTTGGCTATTCTAAGTGGGCTCAACTTTCTGAACTACCTGTTTTGGGCCTCTTGGTACAAGTACAAAACAGATGAGATTGTGGAGCCCAAGCCCATTATAGGTGATTCTATCAGCTTGTCCAAATCAATGTCTGTGAGTAGGGTGCCATTGTTGAAGCCCAGTGACAATGCATCAGCAATGCCTATAATTGAAGAATGCTCAAATGGGCACACTGAGGAAGCTAATGAAAATTCATCAGCAGTGCCTAAAGTATGAAGCCAAAGAAAGCATCGTCGTACTGAACATGCAAGCAGAGGATAcaaatatgaaaaattataatacggtcttttttctttcttttgttgggGTCATTTTTTATGTCTGATTTAGTGTACTTTCATGCATCTACATTATTTTTTGGCATTAAGTTTTCTGACTAGTGTTTACTCTTTGCTTCATGTCTACACGATTGGGGAAATTTACGATGATTAATTACCTTTTATGTAATAAGATTGAAAAGCTTAAAGTGCAGATTAAAGAAATTCTCATCTCTTGATTTTCCATACTTGTTTATTCTACAAATCAATTATAATTGAGATGAAGATAGCTCGTTATTAGAATTATTATCCT contains:
- the LOC104096208 gene encoding protein NRT1/ PTR FAMILY 4.5-like; this encodes MQRSHSKPFPTLYSSHYNYKSSSIKTKVLKRYFGLYCQSSLVSVAMEEGKSADYNSVISSKTKGKGGFRATTFIYGLFGLENMGFIAIMVSFGLYFSFVMGFDLTGSANTLTNLMGSTFLLSILGGFISDTYINRYHTVLIFGPFEILAFALITIQAHYKSLQPECVVPNCISGWKAVFFYASLCCFALGSGGVRGALPALGADQFDQKDPKEAKALGRYFNLVLLSSVIGGAFGVTFVVYVSTTKAWWKGFLISLVGTALGFIFFAFGKPFLRLQRPAGSPLTRIFQVIVVTIKNRNLQIPENSDELYEINEKESDSSQQKLAHTKQFRFLDKAATLPKTVEATPWTVCTVTQIEEVKVLTRMLPIIASTIIMNTCMAQLQTFSVAQGYRMNRFIKKFEVPAPSVPAIPLIFMCILIPIYDMFFVPLARKITKHPSGITQLQRVGVGLVLSIVSMAVAALVEIKRKHHSLQNPLKPIHLAWLGFQYAIFGIADMFTLVGLLEFFYKEAPAGMRSLSTSFTWISISLGYFLSSVLVEIINSVTKRRAPSKKGWLVGLDLDQNNLHLFYWFLAILSGLNFLNYLFWASWYKYKTDEIVEPKPIIGDSISLSKSMSVSRVPLLKPSDNASAMPIIEECSNGHTEEANENSSAVPKV